In Synechococcus sp. Nb3U1, one DNA window encodes the following:
- a CDS encoding UbiH/UbiF/VisC/COQ6 family ubiquinone biosynthesis hydroxylase — MISLHAPALSFAPLPRVSEPEVNPLDFEVVIVGAGMVGSTLAVALGQAGIRVGLIENRDLNQGIGPDGRASALALGTARILERIGVWPRMQSWGVSPIYRIQVSDGESPWLAQLRRETIQAPALGYIVENQITQKALLQRIRECPSVTVFSPAQVQGLCSEPDHIRVELSGKGLSGGLRTALLVGADGARSRLREWAGIPLSRWGYGQVCIVSTLTHELPHRQVAYERFQPSGPFAILPTPDPHRSCVVWTARQSDRDRLMSLSEAEFLQAIQPSFGSQLGALLAASPRACYEPQRAHAQTYIGSRLALIGDAAHTTHPVGGQGVNLGMRDVAALAALVIEAKTAGRDPGHPTLLQAYERCRRPENALVLFGTDVANRLFSNQSWPLLILRCLGLWGLEALPLLKPALMRQAMGIRPQQPQLQDLPLHNEPLPTPVSSILF; from the coding sequence ATGATCTCTTTGCACGCCCCTGCCCTATCCTTTGCCCCTCTCCCTAGAGTCAGCGAGCCGGAGGTTAATCCATTGGATTTTGAGGTGGTGATTGTTGGGGCGGGTATGGTGGGATCCACACTGGCAGTTGCTTTGGGACAAGCCGGGATCCGCGTCGGGTTGATCGAGAACCGCGATCTGAACCAGGGAATAGGGCCGGATGGACGAGCCAGCGCTTTGGCCTTGGGAACAGCACGCATCTTAGAACGGATTGGGGTATGGCCCCGGATGCAGTCTTGGGGGGTTTCTCCCATTTACCGCATCCAGGTTTCGGATGGGGAGAGCCCCTGGCTGGCTCAGTTGCGCCGTGAAACCATCCAAGCACCGGCTCTGGGTTACATCGTGGAGAACCAGATCACCCAAAAAGCCCTATTGCAGCGGATCCGGGAGTGCCCTTCGGTAACGGTTTTTAGCCCAGCCCAGGTGCAAGGGCTTTGCTCTGAGCCGGATCACATTCGGGTGGAACTGTCTGGGAAAGGCTTGTCCGGCGGCTTGCGAACGGCACTGCTGGTGGGAGCAGATGGTGCCCGTTCCCGGTTACGAGAATGGGCCGGGATCCCGCTCTCCCGTTGGGGCTATGGGCAGGTGTGCATTGTTTCCACCCTTACCCACGAGTTGCCTCACCGACAGGTGGCCTACGAACGCTTTCAGCCCAGTGGCCCCTTTGCCATTTTGCCTACCCCCGATCCCCACCGTAGTTGTGTGGTGTGGACAGCCCGACAGTCAGACCGAGACCGATTGATGAGCCTGTCGGAGGCGGAGTTTTTACAGGCCATTCAGCCTTCCTTTGGCTCCCAGTTGGGGGCTTTGCTAGCGGCTTCCCCCAGGGCGTGTTACGAACCGCAGCGGGCCCATGCCCAAACCTATATCGGATCCCGACTAGCCTTGATTGGGGATGCCGCTCACACCACTCATCCGGTCGGGGGGCAAGGGGTGAACTTGGGCATGCGGGATGTGGCTGCTTTGGCCGCCCTGGTGATCGAGGCGAAAACTGCAGGCAGGGATCCCGGCCATCCGACTTTATTACAAGCCTACGAACGCTGTCGTCGCCCGGAAAACGCACTGGTCCTTTTCGGAACTGATGTTGCCAATCGCCTCTTTTCCAACCAGAGTTGGCCTTTATTGATCTTGCGCTGCTTAGGATTGTGGGGCCTGGAGGCTTTGCCGCTGCTGAAACCGGCCTTGATGCGCCAGGCAATGGGGATCCGCCCCCAACAGCCCCAACTGCAGGATCTCCCTCTCCACAACGAGCCCCTGCCCACCCCTGTCTCATCCATCCTGTTTTGA
- a CDS encoding NAD(P)H-dependent glycerol-3-phosphate dehydrogenase, which produces MERLAASTHTIAILGAGAWGSTLAMLAQAQGHRVRVWDRRRSPNLLAVLPGAEVIVSAVSMAGVRPLAEAVREIGIPSQAILVSATKGLDPLELLTPTQIWRATFPEQAVVVLSGPNLSVEIRQGLPAAAVVASWDPWAATQVQQALSSERFRLYTSSDPIGVELGGTLKNVIAIAVGVCDGLQLGTNARSALVTRGLAEMIRVGSRLGARPETFNGLSGLGDLLATCHSPLSRNYRVGHGLGQGKPLGQVLADIEGTAEGIHTTPVLLKIAAQHGIPVPITQEVQLLLQGQTTPPAALARLMERQLKSE; this is translated from the coding sequence ATGGAACGGCTGGCAGCATCAACTCATACCATCGCCATTTTAGGGGCGGGGGCTTGGGGAAGCACACTGGCTATGCTGGCTCAGGCTCAAGGACATCGAGTGCGTGTCTGGGATCGGCGCCGATCTCCAAATTTACTGGCCGTTTTGCCGGGGGCAGAGGTGATCGTTTCGGCGGTGTCGATGGCGGGGGTACGCCCGTTGGCAGAGGCGGTGCGAGAAATCGGGATCCCTTCCCAAGCCATTTTGGTCTCAGCCACCAAGGGATTGGATCCACTGGAGCTGCTGACCCCAACACAAATTTGGCGGGCCACTTTCCCCGAACAAGCGGTGGTGGTGCTATCTGGGCCCAATCTCTCGGTGGAAATCCGCCAGGGCCTGCCTGCTGCCGCCGTGGTTGCCAGCTGGGATCCCTGGGCCGCCACACAGGTGCAACAGGCCCTTTCTTCGGAACGCTTTCGCCTCTACACCAGCAGCGATCCGATCGGGGTGGAGTTGGGGGGCACCCTGAAAAATGTGATTGCCATTGCTGTGGGGGTATGTGATGGGCTGCAGCTGGGTACCAATGCTCGCTCGGCCCTGGTAACTCGGGGGTTGGCGGAGATGATCCGGGTGGGATCCCGGTTGGGGGCACGGCCCGAAACCTTTAATGGCCTCTCGGGGTTGGGAGATTTGCTGGCCACCTGTCATAGCCCCCTCAGCCGCAACTACCGCGTTGGTCACGGGTTGGGGCAAGGGAAACCCCTAGGGCAGGTGTTGGCCGATATCGAGGGTACCGCCGAAGGGATCCACACCACCCCCGTTTTGCTGAAGATTGCCGCCCAGCACGGGATCCCGGTGCCCATCACCCAAGAGGTGCAGTTGTTGTTGCAGGGGCAGACTACCCCCCCAGCCGCCCTGGCCCGACTCATGGAACGGCAACTTAAATCGGAATAG
- a CDS encoding FAD-binding oxidoreductase — protein sequence MTTGLCPADFKPSERSTALAALREELEGIPSTTDPQQLSKLSIDWHTFSPVLSNKLAGKRADIAYFPTCEAEVIRIIQACVRHRIPLTPRGAGTGNYGQAVPLEGGVLLDMTRMQLILWTKGGIMRVQPGAKLMAMEKEARKTGWEVRMAPSTFRTATVGGFISGGFGGIGSIIYGVLRERGNILGLRVVTMEAEPQILELRGEAVHQVSHAWGVNGIITEMEMPLGMAYPWAECIVVFEDFLQSARFCQRLGESDGIVKRMISLHAWPIPSYFVALKSYLPEGSHAALLLIAENSLEPLADLVKEWGGQITYTKPAAEAGKGITLMEYGYNHTTLHARTADPSLTYIDCLFPADPDLKAMKYLYQTLNPEMMIHVEYLRLNGKVTALGGQLVRYSSEARLREIMQIHREQGVHVHDCHDFTLDSLQKKDASNRNEQLELKKRTDPLGLLNPGKLKAWIDWQAQQTTS from the coding sequence ATGACTACAGGACTTTGTCCCGCAGACTTCAAGCCCTCTGAGCGCTCTACGGCTCTGGCCGCCCTGAGGGAGGAGCTAGAAGGGATCCCGTCCACCACCGATCCGCAGCAGTTGAGCAAGCTCTCCATCGACTGGCACACCTTCAGCCCGGTCTTGAGCAATAAACTGGCCGGCAAGCGGGCGGATATTGCCTATTTTCCCACCTGTGAGGCCGAGGTGATTCGCATCATCCAAGCCTGTGTCCGTCATCGGATCCCGCTCACCCCCCGTGGCGCCGGTACGGGCAACTACGGACAAGCCGTGCCTTTAGAAGGCGGTGTGCTGCTGGATATGACCCGGATGCAGTTGATCCTCTGGACAAAAGGGGGAATCATGCGGGTGCAACCGGGGGCCAAGCTGATGGCCATGGAAAAAGAAGCCCGCAAAACTGGCTGGGAAGTGCGCATGGCTCCTTCTACGTTTCGGACGGCCACAGTGGGGGGGTTTATCTCCGGCGGGTTTGGCGGCATTGGATCTATCATCTACGGGGTACTGCGGGAGCGGGGCAATATCCTCGGCCTGCGGGTGGTGACCATGGAAGCAGAGCCGCAAATCTTGGAGCTACGCGGGGAAGCTGTGCATCAGGTCAGCCACGCTTGGGGGGTCAACGGCATCATCACCGAGATGGAAATGCCGCTGGGGATGGCCTATCCCTGGGCGGAGTGCATCGTGGTTTTTGAGGACTTCCTGCAGTCGGCTCGCTTCTGTCAGCGGCTGGGAGAGTCGGATGGCATCGTCAAGCGGATGATCAGCCTGCATGCCTGGCCCATCCCCAGTTACTTTGTTGCCCTTAAGTCCTATTTGCCCGAGGGATCCCATGCGGCCCTGCTGCTGATTGCCGAAAACTCCTTGGAGCCGCTGGCGGATTTGGTCAAGGAGTGGGGGGGCCAGATCACCTATACCAAGCCCGCTGCTGAGGCCGGCAAGGGCATCACCCTGATGGAATACGGCTACAACCACACCACTTTGCACGCCCGCACGGCGGATCCCAGCCTCACCTATATCGATTGCCTCTTTCCGGCGGATCCCGACTTGAAAGCGATGAAGTATCTCTACCAAACCTTGAATCCAGAGATGATGATCCACGTCGAGTACCTACGCCTGAACGGCAAGGTCACCGCCCTCGGGGGCCAGTTGGTGCGCTACAGCTCCGAAGCTCGCCTGCGGGAGATCATGCAAATCCATCGGGAGCAAGGGGTGCATGTGCACGATTGCCACGACTTCACCCTCGATAGCCTCCAGAAAAAAGATGCCAGCAACCGCAATGAACAACTGGAACTGAAAAAACGCACGGATCCCTTGGGCTTGCTCAACCCCGGCAAATTAAAAGCTTGGATCGACTGGCAAGCCCAACAAACCACCTCTTAG
- the ylqF gene encoding ribosome biogenesis GTPase YlqF yields MSSPAIQWYPGHIAKAISQLRDQLQRVDVVIEVLDARIPWASRHPELGGWLGEKPRVLVLNKMDCVDPSTLKAWQDWFVGQGIPVYLTNGQSGEGVNRLKQAILQLGQSVNARRRQRGMRPRAIRAVVVGFPNVGKSALLNRLLGRRVAESAARPGVTRQLRWVRLGGDLDLLDSPGIIPPLLPDQEAATKLAICDDIGEAAYTPELVAARFLDQVRAVHPDAEVILQKRYGWSGLIPMGEVAVHELAERQYQGDPERAARQILNDYRKGLLGPLALELPPDS; encoded by the coding sequence ATGAGTTCTCCGGCCATCCAGTGGTATCCCGGGCACATTGCCAAGGCGATCAGCCAGTTGCGAGACCAGTTGCAACGGGTGGATGTGGTGATTGAGGTGTTGGATGCGCGGATTCCGTGGGCCAGTCGCCATCCAGAGTTAGGGGGCTGGTTGGGGGAAAAGCCGCGAGTCTTGGTCTTGAACAAGATGGATTGTGTGGATCCCTCCACCCTGAAGGCTTGGCAGGATTGGTTTGTCGGGCAAGGGATCCCGGTTTATCTCACCAACGGCCAGTCGGGAGAAGGGGTGAATCGTCTCAAACAGGCGATCTTACAGCTGGGGCAATCGGTGAATGCACGCCGCCGGCAGCGGGGGATGCGGCCTCGAGCGATTCGGGCGGTGGTGGTGGGCTTTCCCAATGTGGGCAAATCCGCCCTGTTGAATCGGCTGCTGGGGCGGCGGGTGGCGGAGAGTGCGGCCCGACCGGGGGTCACACGGCAACTGCGCTGGGTGCGGTTGGGAGGTGATCTGGATTTGCTGGATTCGCCGGGGATCATTCCGCCCCTGTTGCCTGATCAAGAGGCCGCAACCAAGCTGGCTATCTGTGATGATATCGGTGAGGCCGCCTACACACCGGAATTGGTGGCAGCTCGTTTTTTGGATCAAGTGCGGGCGGTTCACCCTGATGCTGAGGTGATTTTGCAAAAGCGCTACGGTTGGTCAGGATTGATCCCGATGGGAGAAGTTGCCGTGCATGAGTTGGCAGAGCGGCAATATCAAGGGGATCCCGAACGGGCAGCGCGGCAAATCCTCAACGACTATCGCAAGGGGTTACTGGGGCCGCTGGCTTTGGAACTCCCACCTGACTCCTGA
- a CDS encoding alpha/beta fold hydrolase, which translates to MFRLRADDMVEAGILRLPSDVTAKMGSWQHGYAVTNGIQLHYVTQGEGELVILLHGFPEFWYSWRHQIPVLAQRFRVVVPDMRGYNDSDKPDHGYDLDTLTQDIRGLLTYFGAKTASVVAHDWGGAIAWHWAQFFPEQIRKLAVLNSPHPACFRREFLSNLDQVRRSWYMLFFQLPWLPEWLLQRDLADWVRRIFQETSVRKSAFTRHDLQLYQEALAKPKVLTSALNYYRQLFNLPTLQNLFLEPMRQILAPTLLIWGEEDFALSRELTEGMDSFFPSGIRKEYIPECGHWAQQEAPQTVNRLLMEFL; encoded by the coding sequence GTGTTCAGACTCAGAGCAGACGACATGGTGGAAGCAGGGATCCTGCGCCTCCCTTCTGACGTGACGGCCAAAATGGGGAGTTGGCAGCACGGTTATGCCGTTACCAACGGCATTCAACTGCACTATGTCACCCAAGGGGAAGGGGAGTTGGTGATCTTGCTGCACGGGTTCCCCGAGTTTTGGTATTCCTGGCGGCACCAAATCCCGGTCTTAGCACAGCGATTCCGTGTCGTGGTGCCCGATATGCGCGGTTACAACGACTCCGACAAGCCCGACCACGGCTACGACCTGGATACCCTCACCCAAGATATCCGCGGCCTGCTCACCTACTTTGGGGCGAAAACCGCCTCTGTAGTCGCCCACGATTGGGGGGGCGCCATCGCCTGGCACTGGGCACAGTTTTTCCCAGAGCAAATCCGCAAGTTAGCAGTTCTCAACTCTCCCCATCCGGCCTGTTTTCGGCGGGAGTTTCTCAGCAACCTAGATCAAGTGCGGCGCAGTTGGTACATGCTCTTTTTTCAGTTGCCCTGGCTGCCGGAGTGGCTACTGCAACGGGATCTGGCCGATTGGGTGCGGAGAATCTTCCAAGAGACGTCCGTGCGCAAAAGTGCCTTTACCCGTCACGATCTGCAGCTCTATCAGGAGGCTCTAGCCAAACCCAAAGTGCTCACCTCCGCCCTCAACTATTACCGGCAGCTCTTTAATCTGCCGACGTTGCAGAACCTATTTTTGGAGCCGATGCGGCAGATCCTCGCCCCTACCCTGTTGATTTGGGGGGAAGAAGACTTTGCCCTCAGCCGGGAACTGACCGAAGGCATGGACTCGTTTTTCCCCAGCGGCATTCGCAAAGAATACATCCCCGAGTGTGGGCACTGGGCCCAGCAGGAGGCTCCACAAACCGTGAATCGCCTGTTGATGGAATTTCTTTGA
- a CDS encoding response regulator, translating into MSKRILVIEDEQPIRTYLQKLLRRAGYDTIAATDGEEGLSLVRSLLPDLVLCDVVMPKLNGYGVLDALRRDRATAHIPFVFLSSKTSCEDIEQGLRLGSSAYLTKPIEQTHLLGTIAAHLV; encoded by the coding sequence ATGTCTAAACGAATTTTGGTGATCGAAGACGAACAGCCGATCCGCACCTATCTGCAAAAGCTGTTGCGACGGGCCGGATACGATACCATTGCTGCCACCGATGGCGAAGAAGGATTGAGCTTGGTGCGCTCTCTGCTACCTGATCTGGTGTTGTGCGATGTGGTGATGCCCAAGCTGAACGGCTATGGGGTACTCGATGCCCTGAGGCGGGATCGGGCCACTGCCCACATTCCTTTTGTGTTTCTCTCCTCCAAAACCAGCTGCGAAGACATCGAACAGGGACTGCGCCTGGGTTCTAGTGCTTACCTAACGAAGCCGATTGAACAAACTCATTTGTTGGGAACCATTGCGGCTCATTTGGTTTAG
- the gcvH gene encoding glycine cleavage system protein GcvH, with translation MALEYPSHLRYVDSHEYIRVEDDIAVIGITAYAVDQLGDIVFVGLPEEGAALEKGESFGSVESVKAVEDLYAPLSGEVVAVNTAVVDSPESIADDPYGDGWLLKVRIANPEDLDEMISAEAYASLVEGS, from the coding sequence ATGGCCTTGGAATATCCATCCCATCTACGCTACGTGGATAGCCATGAGTACATCCGCGTCGAGGATGATATTGCTGTCATTGGCATCACCGCCTACGCCGTCGATCAGTTGGGCGATATCGTTTTTGTGGGCCTGCCAGAAGAGGGAGCCGCGCTAGAGAAAGGCGAGAGTTTTGGCTCGGTGGAGTCGGTGAAGGCTGTAGAGGATCTCTATGCCCCTCTTTCAGGGGAAGTGGTGGCGGTGAACACTGCAGTGGTGGATAGCCCAGAAAGTATTGCCGACGATCCCTACGGGGATGGCTGGTTGCTCAAGGTGCGCATTGCCAATCCTGAAGATCTCGATGAAATGATCAGCGCCGAGGCCTATGCCAGCTTGGTCGAAGGATCCTGA